The Flammeovirgaceae bacterium genome contains a region encoding:
- a CDS encoding cysteine desulfurase: MDSQVIAANVAEIRKQFPVLNQQVNGRDLVYFDNAATTQKPLRVINALTEYYKGYNANIHRGIHTLAEKATKAYEETRQAGKDFINANSAEEIIFVRGVTEAINLVASSYGRTFLKPGDEVIISGLEHHSNIVPWQLVCGEKRAHLKIIPVLENGELNLNAYRKLLSDKTRIVAVNHASNSLGTINPVKEIIDLAHQVGAVVLIDGAQAGAHVPIDVQYLGCDFYCLSSHKMYGPTGTGILYGKKELLEKMPPYQGGGEMIKEVTFAKTTYNDLPYKFEAGTPNIADTIAFKSAIDFINETGKENIAAHESNLLAYATGKVEALPRTRIIGQASQKVSVLSFIIDGIHPFDIGQMLDARGIAVRTGHHCTQPLMDQFGIDGTVRASFAVYNTKEEIDQLVEALNRIINFMR, encoded by the coding sequence ATGGATAGTCAGGTTATTGCGGCTAATGTTGCGGAAATCCGGAAGCAATTTCCGGTACTGAACCAGCAGGTAAATGGCCGTGACCTGGTTTATTTTGATAATGCCGCCACCACGCAAAAACCTTTGCGGGTCATCAACGCATTAACTGAGTACTACAAGGGCTATAATGCCAATATCCACAGGGGTATTCACACCCTGGCCGAAAAGGCAACCAAAGCCTATGAAGAGACACGGCAGGCAGGTAAAGACTTCATTAATGCTAATTCTGCTGAAGAAATAATTTTTGTTCGTGGCGTAACAGAGGCCATAAATCTTGTTGCTTCTTCATACGGAAGAACTTTTCTGAAGCCGGGTGATGAAGTAATCATCTCCGGTCTTGAACATCACTCCAACATAGTTCCCTGGCAATTGGTTTGCGGAGAAAAGAGAGCCCATCTTAAAATCATTCCGGTTTTAGAAAATGGCGAACTTAATCTAAATGCCTACCGGAAATTGCTTTCCGATAAGACCAGAATTGTGGCCGTCAATCACGCATCAAACAGCCTGGGCACGATTAATCCTGTTAAAGAAATTATTGATTTGGCTCATCAGGTTGGTGCGGTGGTTCTGATTGACGGAGCCCAGGCGGGCGCACATGTACCCATTGATGTGCAATACCTCGGTTGCGATTTCTATTGCCTCTCCTCACATAAAATGTACGGGCCAACCGGCACGGGCATTCTGTACGGAAAAAAAGAACTGCTTGAAAAAATGCCTCCTTACCAGGGCGGAGGGGAAATGATCAAAGAAGTTACCTTCGCAAAAACAACGTATAACGACCTGCCCTACAAATTCGAAGCCGGCACACCCAACATTGCCGATACCATTGCCTTTAAAAGTGCTATAGACTTTATTAATGAAACCGGAAAGGAAAATATAGCTGCTCACGAAAGTAATTTGCTTGCTTATGCTACAGGAAAAGTGGAAGCCTTACCCCGTACTCGGATTATCGGCCAGGCATCACAAAAAGTAAGTGTTCTCTCATTTATTATCGATGGCATTCATCCGTTCGACATCGGCCAGATGCTGGATGCGCGAGGTATTGCCGTTCGTACCGGGCATCATTGCACGCAACCCCTGATGGACCAGTTTGGTATTGATGGAACTGTTCGCGCCTCATTCGCAGTTTATAACACAAAAGAAGAAATTGATCAACTGGTGGAGGCACTTAACCGCATCATCAACTTTATGAGATGA
- a CDS encoding SufE family protein, with translation MKSIVDIQNEIIQEFSLLDGDMEMTVFYIMELGQKLPPMNESGKTDENLVKGCQSKVWLTARLQNDSVYFEADSNTAITKGLVSLLVRIFNGQTPEAILNADLYFMNKIGMERFIGTQRSNGFAAMIKQMKLYALAFKTKQEV, from the coding sequence ATGAAATCCATCGTTGACATACAAAACGAGATTATACAGGAGTTCTCGCTGCTGGATGGCGACATGGAGATGACTGTATTTTACATCATGGAGCTGGGTCAAAAACTGCCTCCAATGAACGAATCGGGTAAAACGGATGAAAACCTGGTGAAAGGATGCCAATCAAAAGTTTGGCTAACAGCCCGATTGCAGAACGACAGTGTGTACTTTGAGGCCGACAGCAACACAGCCATTACCAAAGGCCTGGTAAGTTTGCTGGTACGTATTTTCAACGGCCAAACTCCTGAAGCTATACTAAATGCCGATTTGTACTTCATGAACAAAATCGGGATGGAGCGGTTTATCGGTACGCAGCGGTCAAACGGTTTTGCCGCCATGATTAAACAAATGAAGTTGTACGCACTGGCTTTTAAAACAAAACAGGAAGTATGA
- a CDS encoding SUF system Fe-S cluster assembly protein has translation MKEENQTDVQQTEIANLREKVIGAIKSVYDPEIPVDIYELGLIYEINVYPINNVYVLMTLTSPSCPSAEVIPGEVEQKIKAIEGVNDVKVEITFDPPYSQDMMSEAAKLELGFL, from the coding sequence ATGAAAGAAGAAAACCAAACAGACGTACAGCAAACCGAAATAGCCAACCTGCGTGAGAAGGTGATAGGCGCGATTAAGAGCGTGTATGATCCGGAAATACCCGTTGATATCTATGAACTTGGCCTGATATATGAAATCAACGTCTATCCTATCAATAATGTGTATGTACTGATGACGCTCACCTCACCCTCCTGCCCCTCGGCTGAGGTAATACCCGGTGAAGTGGAACAGAAGATAAAAGCCATAGAAGGCGTAAACGATGTGAAAGTTGAAATCACATTCGATCCACCCTACTCGCAGGACATGATGAGCGAAGCGGCTAAACTGGAACTTGGCTTTTTATAA
- a CDS encoding four helix bundle protein, whose product MATINSFEDLEVWKKARTLAREIFEITLRGNLRKDFSLKEAINKTTGSIMDNIAEGFDRGGNKEFIQFLFIAKGSAAELRSQLYRALDRNHLEQGEFESLKVQVETISKQLSALITYLKCSDLKGPKYVNEPLENYGNLK is encoded by the coding sequence GTGGCAACAATAAATTCATTCGAAGACCTGGAGGTTTGGAAAAAAGCCAGAACGCTGGCCAGGGAAATTTTTGAAATTACGCTACGTGGAAATTTGAGGAAGGATTTTTCGCTTAAAGAAGCAATCAATAAAACTACCGGTAGCATTATGGATAATATTGCCGAAGGTTTTGATCGGGGAGGAAATAAGGAGTTTATTCAATTTCTATTTATTGCCAAGGGCTCTGCCGCAGAATTGCGATCTCAACTTTACCGTGCACTTGACAGAAACCACCTGGAGCAAGGTGAATTTGAATCACTGAAAGTCCAGGTAGAAACCATCAGTAAACAATTATCTGCATTAATCACCTATTTGAAGTGTTCAGATCTCAAAGGTCCGAAATACGTAAACGAACCACTTGAAAATTATGGAAACCTGAAATAA
- a CDS encoding BrxA/BrxB family bacilliredoxin, whose amino-acid sequence MYPEPLVAPMRSDLTSAGFKELRTPADVDTTLKDSKGTILLVFNSVCGCAAGAARPGIKWALQNSTKKPDQLTTVFAGADIEAVARAREYTLPYPPSSPSIALFKDGELVHFIERHHIEGRNAQMIGEHLVEVFDEYC is encoded by the coding sequence ATGTATCCCGAACCACTTGTAGCCCCCATGCGCTCCGACCTGACCAGCGCAGGCTTTAAAGAGTTGCGCACCCCTGCCGATGTTGACACAACCCTGAAAGACAGCAAGGGCACCATCTTGCTCGTATTTAATTCTGTATGCGGGTGTGCTGCAGGCGCTGCACGCCCCGGTATTAAATGGGCATTACAAAACAGTACTAAAAAGCCCGACCAGCTAACAACCGTATTTGCCGGTGCCGATATTGAGGCGGTGGCCCGTGCCAGAGAATATACATTGCCTTACCCGCCATCATCGCCATCCATCGCGTTATTTAAAGATGGCGAACTGGTGCACTTCATTGAACGCCACCATATTGAAGGCCGCAACGCCCAGATGATTGGCGAGCATCTGGTAGAAGTGTTTGATGAGTATTGCTGA
- a CDS encoding gliding motility-associated C-terminal domain-containing protein, whose amino-acid sequence MKQAWLLTALLLFILGGVFNIQAQTKKVKESFKVLDDGTVHIQNEAVQDENCLFGSDGEIDISVYGGVSPYTYEWTDGIGTVVATTQDLIGVVAGDYSVTVTDNTGCSSSANFTLGYFCPYTCSGLLEVTTIDPSSCQASDGEINATLLEPGPYVYNLYRYDQYNNSYTLIDNGSSVGATFNRLFTNLPPGRYELEVTAAGPCTYTTSADLAGTDFYLTGSSSTNNTSCVTPNGSITVDILDTTLPHNFQVRWKNIYTGAEDSQLENSTTITISNLVAGYYVVEVRDLDTGCMIQHGLFVNSSAPFLTVTTNSIVPQSTCTPPNGSISIDVTGGSGSYTFTWFTPSGVQSTKDITNLTAGSHFLYVNDLVSGCTNDVASNTFTVANTAVTPSAIYVVTPNTSCTGNNGAIDLTPIGIGPFTITWYNEMLDPIAGTEDLINVAPGIYGVRITDQSNGCSRFLFPGDGSPEVTDHSLPAISLTSQVFNSTDCNGIPGNGAIDLTVTTAAPTVTYLWNGPFGFTSPDEDIANLPAGDYTVTVEVTCIANTPPVITPDPLSATSGQTLIDLDLLAIITDAENNFVIDSLKIIRQPVSGAFAELIKTPTTASLRIDYSGISYLGIDSVRIEACDALGACSQQEIFITVEVTSSIVIYNAVSPVGAPGNQYLRIDGLPQSANRVSIYNRWGDLVFSINDYDNLTRRFEGISNSGKDLPSGTYFYKIEISGGPVVTGFLSLKR is encoded by the coding sequence ATGAAGCAGGCTTGGCTACTAACAGCTCTGTTACTTTTTATTCTCGGGGGCGTATTCAATATCCAGGCGCAGACAAAAAAGGTTAAAGAATCATTTAAGGTACTGGATGATGGTACTGTTCATATCCAAAACGAAGCCGTGCAGGATGAGAACTGCTTGTTTGGCAGTGATGGTGAAATCGATATCAGTGTGTATGGTGGTGTTTCACCTTATACCTACGAATGGACAGATGGTATCGGTACGGTGGTTGCCACAACGCAAGACCTGATTGGCGTTGTTGCCGGTGACTATTCGGTTACCGTTACCGACAACACCGGGTGCTCCTCCTCGGCAAATTTTACCCTGGGTTATTTTTGTCCCTATACCTGCTCCGGCCTGCTGGAAGTTACCACTATTGATCCAAGTTCCTGCCAGGCATCTGATGGGGAGATTAACGCCACTTTACTGGAGCCGGGCCCCTACGTGTACAACCTTTACCGCTATGATCAATACAACAATTCCTACACCCTAATTGATAATGGCTCATCAGTAGGCGCCACCTTCAACCGGCTGTTTACCAATTTACCGCCCGGTCGGTATGAACTTGAAGTTACCGCAGCCGGACCCTGTACGTATACTACATCAGCCGACCTTGCCGGCACCGACTTTTACCTTACCGGTTCTTCAAGTACAAACAATACTTCGTGTGTAACACCCAACGGATCCATTACTGTTGATATTCTTGACACTACCCTTCCGCATAATTTTCAGGTTCGCTGGAAAAACATTTATACCGGGGCTGAAGATTCGCAGCTCGAAAACTCCACAACCATAACAATCAGTAATCTGGTGGCCGGTTATTATGTTGTTGAGGTGCGCGACCTGGATACCGGGTGTATGATTCAGCATGGATTATTTGTTAATAGTTCAGCTCCTTTTCTTACCGTTACCACCAACAGCATTGTGCCACAATCCACCTGTACACCTCCTAATGGCTCAATTAGTATTGACGTAACCGGAGGAAGCGGGTCATATACCTTTACCTGGTTCACTCCTTCGGGTGTACAGTCCACCAAAGACATCACAAATCTTACGGCTGGGTCTCATTTTCTTTATGTTAATGATTTGGTGAGTGGCTGCACCAATGACGTTGCCAGCAACACCTTTACAGTTGCTAATACTGCCGTTACCCCTTCAGCAATCTATGTGGTAACGCCAAATACATCCTGTACCGGAAATAATGGCGCCATCGACCTTACACCCATTGGAATAGGCCCCTTTACAATTACCTGGTACAACGAGATGTTGGATCCGATAGCCGGCACCGAGGATTTGATTAATGTTGCGCCCGGAATTTATGGCGTGCGTATTACAGACCAATCCAACGGATGCTCGCGCTTTTTGTTTCCGGGAGACGGTAGTCCGGAAGTTACCGACCATTCCTTGCCGGCCATATCCCTCACCAGCCAGGTGTTTAACAGCACCGATTGCAACGGTATTCCCGGTAATGGAGCTATTGACTTAACCGTAACTACTGCTGCACCAACAGTAACCTACCTGTGGAACGGGCCTTTTGGCTTTACTTCGCCCGATGAAGATATTGCCAACCTTCCGGCAGGCGACTATACAGTTACTGTTGAAGTGACCTGCATTGCCAACACGCCTCCTGTAATTACTCCTGATCCTTTATCGGCAACCAGCGGCCAAACCCTCATTGACCTTGACCTGCTGGCTATTATTACCGATGCCGAAAACAACTTTGTGATTGACTCCCTCAAAATCATTCGCCAGCCGGTTAGCGGAGCCTTTGCCGAACTGATTAAAACACCCACTACGGCATCGCTTCGCATTGATTATTCCGGCATCAGCTACCTTGGTATTGATTCGGTTCGCATTGAAGCCTGCGATGCCCTGGGCGCCTGTTCGCAGCAGGAAATTTTTATTACGGTAGAGGTAACCTCATCCATAGTTATCTACAATGCCGTTTCACCGGTTGGGGCCCCCGGCAACCAATACCTCCGTATTGATGGACTACCACAATCCGCAAACCGGGTTAGCATTTACAACCGCTGGGGTGATCTGGTCTTTAGTATTAATGATTATGATAACCTGACCAGACGGTTTGAGGGTATTAGTAATTCAGGAAAAGATTTACCTTCCGGTACTTATTTCTATAAAATTGAAATCAGTGGTGGCCCGGTAGTAACCGGCTTCCTTTCATTAAAACGCTAA
- a CDS encoding type IX secretion system membrane protein PorP/SprF, which translates to MKLRYITLVLLFFYSAAKAQVDPLYAQYLNNPFLINPAYAGMNKYLNVMAGFRKQWTGFDGSPTTLALTGHTSVADNKMGLGILISQDRIGENTNTLVQAVYAYKINLNQSTLLSFGLQAGMMNYRTDNSELNPYDPTDPLFSGVQNTTKPTFGAGVLVKSDKYFVGLAVPRLLKATTDFESTSGTGEVDLYTQHFYGFASYLFMISDRLRFKPGVLVRAVSGSPLSADINAQLNIEDRYAVGLFTRNFNTYGLLAQIKFNQFRFGYTFELPTNKSVGTNFTTHDLTVGINLGLLRFHDTLELSDF; encoded by the coding sequence ATGAAACTGCGCTACATCACATTAGTTCTCCTGTTCTTTTACTCGGCAGCTAAAGCACAGGTTGACCCGCTTTACGCCCAATACCTGAACAATCCATTCCTGATAAACCCTGCTTATGCCGGCATGAACAAATACCTTAATGTAATGGCGGGTTTCCGCAAGCAGTGGACTGGTTTTGATGGCAGCCCCACCACCCTGGCACTCACCGGGCACACCAGCGTGGCCGATAATAAGATGGGGCTGGGAATACTCATATCGCAGGATAGAATCGGTGAAAACACCAACACACTTGTTCAGGCGGTGTATGCCTATAAAATAAATCTGAATCAAAGCACGTTGTTGTCATTTGGGTTACAGGCCGGCATGATGAATTACCGAACCGACAACAGTGAACTGAATCCCTACGACCCGACCGACCCGCTCTTCTCGGGCGTGCAAAACACCACCAAGCCAACGTTTGGCGCAGGTGTTTTGGTCAAAAGCGATAAGTATTTTGTTGGCCTGGCGGTGCCCCGGTTACTAAAAGCAACAACCGATTTTGAATCAACTTCCGGTACCGGTGAGGTTGACCTGTACACCCAGCATTTCTATGGATTTGCCTCCTATTTATTTATGATCTCAGACCGGCTTCGGTTTAAACCTGGTGTTTTGGTGCGAGCGGTTTCCGGTTCACCGCTTTCAGCGGATATCAACGCACAATTGAATATCGAGGATCGTTATGCAGTAGGATTATTCACACGTAATTTCAATACCTATGGGCTGTTGGCCCAAATCAAATTCAATCAATTCCGATTTGGGTATACCTTCGAACTACCTACCAACAAATCGGTGGGTACTAATTTTACCACCCATGACCTGACCGTGGGTATCAACCTGGGATTGCTCCGCTTTCACGATACGCTTGAACTGAGTGATTTTTAG
- a CDS encoding NAD-dependent epimerase/dehydratase, which translates to MNVLVTGGAGYIGTELVELLARNPAVDRIVIFDNLSRSNFNLFLGGKIEEHGKIHFQKGELLDSRGLKRSLQGIDVVYHLAARVTTPFANADAHLYEQVNHWGTAELVYAVEESKVNRFIYTSSAGVYGSSDDEIDELYKPHPTTFYAISKLRGEEHVRRLAGRMDTFIFRCGNVYGYSRSMRFDAVINKFVFEANFEKRITIHGDGNQARAFIHINQVAQALAATLHTNLPGGTYNLVSRNLKVIDIVDELKQLIPDLEFIMINQHIRFSQLSIKVNQLVNQSLDIRNAETFKAELRAFLDKFSF; encoded by the coding sequence ATGAATGTGCTTGTTACCGGTGGAGCCGGGTATATCGGAACGGAACTGGTTGAACTGCTGGCCCGCAATCCGGCTGTTGACCGGATTGTGATTTTTGATAACCTGAGCCGAAGCAATTTTAATTTGTTTCTGGGCGGCAAGATTGAAGAGCACGGAAAGATTCATTTCCAGAAAGGCGAACTGCTGGATAGCCGCGGACTTAAAAGATCACTGCAGGGAATAGATGTAGTGTATCACCTGGCTGCACGGGTTACCACACCGTTTGCCAATGCCGATGCGCATTTGTACGAACAGGTAAATCACTGGGGTACGGCTGAACTGGTGTATGCCGTTGAAGAGAGCAAGGTTAACCGATTCATCTATACCAGCAGCGCAGGGGTGTATGGTTCTTCGGATGATGAAATTGATGAATTATACAAACCCCACCCGACTACCTTTTATGCGATATCCAAACTTCGTGGTGAGGAACATGTGCGCAGGCTGGCCGGCCGGATGGATACCTTTATTTTCCGGTGCGGCAACGTATATGGCTACAGCCGCAGCATGCGGTTCGATGCTGTTATCAACAAGTTTGTGTTTGAAGCCAACTTTGAAAAGCGCATCACCATTCATGGCGATGGCAACCAGGCGCGCGCGTTTATTCACATCAACCAGGTAGCACAGGCGCTGGCGGCAACCCTGCATACCAACCTGCCGGGCGGCACCTATAACCTGGTAAGCCGCAACCTGAAGGTGATTGATATTGTGGATGAATTAAAGCAACTCATTCCCGACCTGGAATTTATTATGATTAACCAGCATATCCGGTTTAGTCAGTTGAGCATAAAAGTTAATCAGTTAGTTAACCAGTCTCTGGATATACGCAACGCTGAAACGTTCAAAGCGGAACTACGTGCGTTTCTGGATAAATTCAGTTTCTAA
- a CDS encoding phosphoadenylyl-sulfate reductase, with protein MTFEALYDQIHRYQAAGKKLFTSSSFQSHSLVLLHMLSRIDRTIPVYFINTGYHFPETIRFRDEVTALFGINTIDLKPEVPKFMQRDAEGKLLFTSDPDHCCYLNKTQPMDGVLREFDVWINGVRADQSSVRAAMRVEQPAPYGKLRFHPMLDWTSKMIWEYQKEFKLPRHPLEEQGYVSIGCEPCTRRLDPNMQEREARWFGLKKVECGLHTELVSK; from the coding sequence ATGACTTTCGAAGCTCTATATGACCAGATTCACCGTTACCAGGCAGCCGGTAAGAAACTGTTTACAAGTTCATCGTTCCAGTCGCACAGCCTGGTGTTGCTGCACATGCTGAGCCGGATAGACCGCACCATACCCGTGTACTTTATTAATACCGGCTACCACTTTCCTGAAACAATCCGCTTTCGCGATGAAGTGACCGCATTGTTTGGTATAAATACCATTGATTTAAAGCCCGAAGTGCCCAAGTTTATGCAGCGCGATGCCGAAGGAAAGTTACTGTTTACGTCCGACCCGGACCATTGCTGCTACCTGAATAAAACCCAGCCCATGGATGGCGTATTGCGCGAGTTCGATGTGTGGATAAACGGGGTGCGGGCCGACCAAAGTTCGGTGCGAGCCGCCATGCGGGTGGAACAACCGGCCCCGTATGGAAAACTGCGGTTTCACCCGATGCTCGACTGGACAAGCAAAATGATTTGGGAATACCAGAAGGAATTTAAACTGCCCAGGCATCCGCTGGAAGAACAGGGCTATGTAAGCATTGGTTGTGAGCCATGCACCCGAAGGTTAGACCCCAACATGCAGGAGCGTGAGGCGCGCTGGTTTGGACTGAAGAAAGTAGAATGCGGACTGCATACAGAATTAGTTTCGAAGTAA
- a CDS encoding 6-carboxytetrahydropterin synthase — MKVKISRKEHFNAAHRLFNPAWTDEQNQKVFGKCANPNYHGHNYEIIVSLTGAPDKETGYVYDMKELSDLIREQVTSKFDHKNLNLDTEHFKNLNPTAENIAMVIWNILRSKIDKSLDLKITLYETERNFVEYPAD; from the coding sequence ATGAAAGTAAAGATTTCGCGCAAGGAGCACTTTAACGCAGCCCACCGCCTGTTTAATCCGGCCTGGACTGACGAACAAAACCAAAAGGTATTTGGCAAATGTGCCAACCCGAATTATCACGGCCATAACTATGAAATTATTGTAAGCCTTACCGGAGCGCCTGATAAAGAGACCGGGTATGTGTATGATATGAAAGAACTTAGCGACCTGATACGCGAACAGGTAACATCAAAGTTTGACCACAAAAACCTTAACCTTGATACCGAGCATTTTAAAAACCTGAACCCCACTGCCGAAAATATTGCCATGGTTATCTGGAATATTCTTCGAAGCAAAATTGATAAATCACTTGACCTGAAAATCACACTTTATGAGACAGAAAGAAATTTCGTTGAATATCCGGCCGATTAA
- the folE gene encoding GTP cyclohydrolase I FolE: MRQKEISLNIRPINPEVYLDDQGDDHVGTSYNTPLRADAFDMPDDEKVEKIEKHFREIMHILGLDLTDDSLQGTPRRVAKMYVKEVFSGLNPKNRPHARLFENKYKYNQMLVEKEITFYSHCEHHFVPIYGKAHVAYFSSGKVIGLSKINRIVQYFSKRPQVQERLTVQIAREMMRVLKTEDVGVVIDATHLCVASRGVGDTNSRTGTAYFSGKFNDENIKREFLNYINSK, encoded by the coding sequence ATGAGACAGAAAGAAATTTCGTTGAATATCCGGCCGATTAATCCTGAAGTTTATCTTGACGACCAGGGCGATGACCATGTAGGCACCTCGTACAACACACCCCTTCGAGCCGATGCCTTTGATATGCCCGATGACGAGAAAGTGGAGAAGATTGAAAAGCATTTCCGCGAAATCATGCACATTCTCGGGCTTGACCTCACAGACGACAGCCTGCAAGGTACACCACGAAGGGTGGCGAAGATGTATGTAAAAGAAGTGTTCAGCGGACTGAACCCGAAAAACCGCCCCCATGCGAGGCTGTTCGAAAACAAATACAAGTACAACCAGATGTTGGTAGAGAAGGAGATCACCTTCTACTCACATTGCGAACACCACTTTGTGCCTATTTACGGCAAGGCCCATGTGGCCTACTTCTCAAGTGGTAAGGTTATCGGCCTTTCGAAAATCAACCGCATTGTTCAGTATTTTTCAAAACGCCCGCAGGTACAGGAGCGCCTTACCGTACAGATTGCCCGCGAAATGATGCGCGTACTAAAAACCGAAGATGTTGGTGTGGTGATTGACGCTACCCATTTGTGTGTTGCCTCCCGGGGTGTGGGCGATACGAACAGCCGCACGGGAACGGCCTATTTTTCGGGTAAGTTTAACGATGAGAATATCAAACGGGAGTTTTTGAATTATATCAACAGCAAATAG